One window of Myxocyprinus asiaticus isolate MX2 ecotype Aquarium Trade chromosome 6, UBuf_Myxa_2, whole genome shotgun sequence genomic DNA carries:
- the slc44a5a gene encoding choline transporter-like protein 5-A, producing MTRKSEVPSAYYGEPRKFDPTFRGPVHKRGCTDVLCCVLFIIVILGYIALGTVAWIHGDPRKVIYPTDSTGQFCGQKGTPNAKKVILFYFNILKCASPAVMINLQCPTTQMCVSKCPDRFATYTDMQLLYRFNKSHWEYYKQFCKPGFNNPKKPVAQVLRDEDCPSMIVPSRPFLQRCFPDFTTRNGTLTVANKTAFKDALDTARTVTELRDAANGITGILEAKEVGMKIVEDYASSWYWIVIGLFIALVISLIFILLLRFTAGFLLWFIIIAVILLVAYGIWHCYWEFAYLRETPGADVTISDIGFQTDLHIYLQLSQTWLVFMVILGLTEFSIVLMLVFLRKRVRIAIALLKEGSKAISYIMSALFYPIITFVLLAICISYWAMTALFLASSGNAVYKVTSPHPNCKYTNLTCNPENFKRTNITKQCPGAQCLFAFYGGESLYHRYIFILQLCNLLVFLWLVNFTIALGQCTIAGAFASYYWAKRKPADIPPCPVFSSFARALRYHTGSLAFGSLILAVVQLIRVVLEYLDHKLKGAHNVLAHFLLCCLKCCFWCLDRFIRFINRNAYIMIAIYGKNFCTSAREAFFLLMRNVVRVAVLDKVTDFLLFLGKLLISGSVGVIAFLLFTRKIPFIQEEVPVLNYYCVPLLTVIFGSYLIAHSFFSVYAMCVDTLFLCFCEDLERNDGTPAKPFLMSPGLKRILGRAEQSPRKT from the exons AGGCTGCACGGATGTGTTGTGCTGTGTGCTCTTCATCATTGTCATCCTCGGGTACATTGCACTGGGGACTGTGG CATGGATTCATGGGGACCCAAGGAAAGTAATATATCCCACGGACAGCACGGGTCAGTTCTGTGGGCAGAAGGGGACACCTAATGC aaagaaagtcatattattTTACTTCAACATACTGAAATGTGCCAGTCCTGCTGTGATGATTAACCTCCAGTGCCCAACTACTCAG ATGTGTGTTTCCAAGTGCCCGGATCGATTTGCCACCTACACAGATATGCAGCTCCTTTATAGATTCAACAAGAGCCACTGGGAGTACTATAAGCAGTTCTGCAAGCCAGGCTTCAATAACCCCAAAAAG CCCGTGGCACAAGTGCTGCGAGATGAGGACTGTCCATCAATGATAGTGCCTAGCCGACCAT TTTTACAGCGCTGCTTCCCAGACTTCACCACCAGAAATGGCACACTAACAGTTGCTAACAAAACTGCTTTCAAAGATGCCCTGGATACAGCCAGAACTGTGACTGAACTTAGAGATGCAGCCAA TGGTATTACAGGAATCCTGGAGGCCAAAGAAGTGGGAATGAAGATCGTAGAGGATTATGCCAGCTCTTGGTACTGGATAGTTAT agggcTGTTCATAGCACTGGTCATTAGCCTGATCTTCATCCTGCTGCTGCGTTTTACTGCAGGCTTCCTTCTCTGGTTCATCATCATCGCTGTTATCCTGCTTGTGGCCTACG GTATCTGGCACTGTTACTGGGAGTTTGCATATCTCAGGGAGACCCCCGGAGCAGACGTCACCATCTCAGACATCGGCTTCCAGACTGACCTCCACATCTACTTACAACTCAGCCAGACCTGGCTAGTCTTCA TGGTGATTCTGGGTTTAACGGAATTCTCTATAGTCTTAATGCTTGTATTCCTGAGAAAACGGGTTCGCATTGCTATCGCTCTTCTCAAAGAGGGCAGCAA GGCCATCAGTTACATCATGTCCGCTCTGTTCTACCCTATCATCACCTTCGTGTTGCTGGCCATCTGTATCTCCTACTGGGCCATGACTGCTCT CTTTCTTGCATCTTCTGGtaatgctgtttacaaagtcaCATCACCTCATCCCAACTGCAAGTACACCAATTTGACCTGCAATCCTGAG AACTTCAAAAGGACTAACATCACAAAACAGTGTCCAGGAGCTCAGTGTCTTTTTGCCTTTTATGGTGGTGAGAGCTTGTACCATCGCTACATCTTCATCCTCCAGCTTTGTAATCTGTTGGTCTTCCTCTGGCTGGTTAACTTCACCATCGCTCTGGGACAGTGCACCATTGCTGGGGCTTTCGCCTCCTATTACTGGGCCAAGAGGAAGCCTGCAGACATTCCCCCCTGCCCAGTATTCTCCTCTTTTGCCAGGGCCTTACG GTATCACACAGGGTCTCTCGCTTTTGGCTCACTCATCTTAGCTGTGGTTCAACTTATCCGTGTCGTTCTGGAGTACCTGGACCACAAACTTAAAG GAGCTCACAATGTGCTTGCACATTTTCTGCTCTGCTGTCTGAAGTGCTGCTTCTGGTGTCTGGACCGATTTATACGCTTCATAAACAGGAACGCTTACATAATG ATTGCCATTTATGGAAAGAACTTTTGCACCTCAGCGAGGGAGGCATTCTTTTTATTGATGAGGAATGTAGTAAG GGTGGCAGTATTGGACAAAGTAACAGACTTCCTGCTCTTTTTGGGGAAACTATTGATATCAGGGAGTGTTG GTGTTATTGCCTTCCTCCTCTTTACACGCAAGATACCCTTCATCCAAGAGGAAGTTCCGGTGTTGAATTACTACTGCGTGCCTCTCTTG ACTGTAATATTCGGCTCCTACTTAATTGCACACAGCTTCTTCAGCGTCTATGCAATGTGTGTGGACACCTTGTTCCTTTGTTTCT GCGAAGACTTAGAGAGAAACGACGGGACACCAGCCAAGCCTTTCCTCATGTCTCCTGGCCTAAAAAGAATTCTGGGAAGAGCCGAACAGAGCCCAAGAAAGACATGA
- the LOC127442806 gene encoding LIM/homeobox protein Lhx8-like: MYWKNEQTTSKESPGKNTGKTQELFEEVSCSSSLSLSPSSSPHAMTEKAICTSCGTEIVDKYLLKVNDMCWHVRCLSCSVCQTSLGRHISCYIKEREIFCKLDYFRKYGTRCAHCGKNIHSNDWVRRAKGNTYHLACFACFSCKRQLSTGEEFALVDERVLCRVHYDCMLDNLKHAMENGKGVNVEGAVPLEQEVNQPKPAKRARTSFTADQLQVMQAQFAQDNNPDAQTLQKLAERTGLSRRVIQVWFQNCRARHKKHVSPNHSSTAPVSSLQPTRLSPPLIDELQYAAFAPVDTPMLTALHSYMDGTLCSDGILLYQ; this comes from the exons ATGTACTGGAAAAATGAACAAACAACATCGAAAGAGAGTCCAGGCAAGAACACC ggTAAAACTCAAGAGCTGTTTGAAGAAGTATCGTGCTCGTCGTCGTTGTCTCTGTCACCCAGCTCCTCACCTCATGCCATGACAGAGAAAGCCATCTGTACCAGCTGTGGCACTGAGATAGTCGACAAATACCTGCTCAag GTGAACGACATGTGCTGGCACGTGAGATGCCTGTCGTGCAGCGTGTGCCAAACATCTCTGGGCAGACACATCAGCTGTTATATAAAAGAGAGGGAGATATTTTGTAAATTGGATTACTTCAG GAAATACGGGACACGTTGCGCTCATTGTGGCAAGAACATACATTCAAATGACTGGGTCCGTAGAGCAAAGGGGAACACCTACCACCTGGCTTGTTTCGCCTGCTTCTCCTGTAAGAGACAGCTGTCCACAGGAGAGGAGTTTGCCCTGGTGGATGAGAGAGTTCTGTGTCGAGTGCACTATGATTGCATGCTGGACAACCTGAAACACGCCATGGAGAATG GAAAAGGAGTGAATGTGGAGGGAGCTGTTCCCTTGGAGCAGGAAGTGAATCAACCCAAGCCAGCCAAGAGGGCACGTACAAGTTTCACTGCTGACCAGCTACAG GTAATGCAAGCCCAGTTTGCTCAGGACAACAATCCAGATGCCCAGACTTTACAAAAGCTGGCAGAAAGAACTGGTCTTAGCCGCAGGGTTATTCAG GTTTGGTTCCAGAACTGTCGAGCTCGTCATAAGAAGCATGTGAGCCCAAATCACTCATCCACTGCACCTGTGTCATCTCTGCAGCCTACCAGACTCTCTCCGCCTCTAATAGATGAGCTTCAGTATGCTGCTTTTGCCCCTGTGGACACCCCTATGCTCACTGCTCTACACTCCTATATGGATGGTACTTTATGCTCTGATGGGATATTACTGTACCAGTGA